In Calothrix sp. PCC 7507, one DNA window encodes the following:
- a CDS encoding sugar transferase has protein sequence MTTYNTESKSYAVDNLALLNQLYSFHVPRKPLHPSVTSSTKRLIDILGAIVGLIITALVVIPVSIVTIIDNPGPIFYSQIRCGLKGKPFRIWKFRSMVVNADQLKHLVKNQAQGHIFKSVDDPRITRVGKFLRNTSLDEFPQFWNVLLGDMSLVGTRPPTPDEVMHYEPHHWERLRVKPGMTGEWQANGRSSIKDFETIVSMDINYQLKWSVAYDLLLILKTIWVVFKKSGAY, from the coding sequence ATGACTACCTATAATACTGAGAGCAAGAGTTATGCCGTGGACAACTTAGCCCTACTAAACCAGCTTTATTCATTTCATGTTCCACGAAAGCCTTTACACCCCTCCGTCACCAGTTCGACAAAACGATTGATTGATATTCTCGGTGCCATAGTTGGGCTAATAATCACGGCTTTGGTAGTTATTCCCGTAAGCATTGTTACTATAATTGATAATCCGGGCCCAATATTTTATTCTCAAATTCGCTGTGGTCTGAAGGGAAAACCATTCCGCATCTGGAAGTTTCGTTCGATGGTTGTCAATGCTGACCAACTTAAGCATCTGGTGAAAAACCAAGCTCAAGGCCACATTTTTAAATCTGTTGACGATCCACGCATTACCCGCGTGGGTAAGTTCTTGCGAAACACTAGCCTAGATGAATTCCCTCAATTTTGGAACGTCTTGTTGGGGGATATGAGTTTAGTTGGGACTCGCCCACCTACTCCTGATGAAGTCATGCACTACGAACCACACCATTGGGAAAGATTACGCGTCAAGCCTGGTATGACTGGGGAATGGCAAGCTAACGGTCGCTCCAGCATCAAAGATTTTGAAACTATCGTGAGTATGGATATCAATTATCAACTTAAGTGGTCTGTAGCTTATGATCTGCTTTTGATTTTGAAAACTATCTGGGTGGTGTTCAAAAAGAGCGGCGCTTATTAA
- a CDS encoding carbohydrate ABC transporter permease, with translation MTNNKRLQTLIVYGLLGAIALVTLFPLLWLISTALKSPTENILQSPPQLWPNQPTLNNFFSVWQSLPFGQYLHNSILVAVLTVVLNLLFCALAAYPLARLSFPGRDWIFIAIVSTIMIPFQIVMIPLYILTVQLGLRNSYLGMIFPSLASAFGIFLLRQAFMGVPKEIEEAARMDGSSELGLWWHIMIPAIRPALVTLAIFVFIGSWSDFLWPLIVIQDENLYTLPLGVAKLAGTFSLDWRLIAAGSIISIAPVLILFIFLQRYIVPTETSSGVKG, from the coding sequence ATGACCAATAACAAAAGACTACAGACTCTAATTGTATATGGACTGTTAGGAGCGATCGCCCTGGTGACGCTATTCCCGCTGCTATGGCTAATCAGTACAGCTTTGAAATCTCCAACAGAAAATATTTTGCAGTCGCCACCGCAGTTGTGGCCAAATCAACCCACACTCAATAATTTCTTTAGTGTGTGGCAGTCTTTACCTTTTGGACAATACCTGCATAACAGTATATTGGTGGCGGTGCTAACTGTTGTCTTGAATCTACTTTTTTGTGCATTAGCCGCTTATCCCTTAGCGAGACTGTCATTTCCGGGGCGAGACTGGATCTTTATTGCGATCGTTTCTACGATTATGATCCCCTTCCAGATCGTCATGATTCCCCTGTACATTTTGACAGTCCAACTAGGATTGAGAAACTCTTATTTGGGCATGATTTTTCCCAGTTTAGCTTCTGCCTTTGGCATTTTTTTATTGCGGCAAGCTTTTATGGGCGTTCCCAAAGAAATAGAAGAAGCGGCACGCATGGATGGCAGTTCGGAGTTAGGCTTGTGGTGGCATATTATGATCCCAGCAATCCGCCCAGCACTAGTGACTTTGGCTATTTTCGTATTTATTGGCTCTTGGAGTGATTTTCTTTGGCCTTTAATCGTCATTCAAGATGAAAATTTATACACGCTTCCGCTAGGAGTAGCCAAGCTAGCGGGTACTTTTTCCCTTGACTGGCGGTTAATAGCGGCTGGCTCTATAATTTCTATTGCCCCAGTGCTGATATTATTTATATTTTTACAGCGCTACATCGTACCAACTGAAACCAGTAGTGGCGTAAAGGGGTGA